One Nocardia farcinica genomic region harbors:
- a CDS encoding SpoIIE family protein phosphatase: MHEDGLIGRVEWAVAGRALPGQQLSGDRGVVLDAGGGTALMAVIDGLGHGAAAADATDRAVRVLTENRGEPLDVLMVLCHRAMSDTRGAAVSLALFDEDAIHWLGVGNVESRVLTAGPAGLAVRATALLTGGIVGYRLPPTLQPQTVRVRAGDLLLMATDGIVAEAAEGIDLAKSTADITGDLLARYAKDTDDALVLAARSRGSSNGGGGFR, from the coding sequence GTGCATGAGGACGGGCTCATCGGCCGGGTCGAATGGGCGGTGGCCGGTCGGGCACTGCCGGGACAGCAACTCTCGGGCGACCGCGGTGTGGTGCTCGACGCGGGCGGTGGCACCGCGTTGATGGCGGTCATCGACGGACTCGGGCACGGCGCCGCGGCGGCCGACGCCACCGACCGCGCGGTGCGGGTGCTCACCGAGAACCGCGGCGAGCCACTGGATGTGCTCATGGTGCTGTGCCATCGGGCGATGTCGGATACCCGGGGCGCGGCGGTGTCGCTGGCGCTCTTCGACGAGGACGCGATCCACTGGCTCGGCGTCGGCAATGTCGAATCCCGGGTGCTCACCGCGGGTCCGGCCGGGCTGGCGGTGCGCGCGACCGCGCTGCTGACCGGCGGCATCGTCGGCTATCGACTGCCGCCCACGCTGCAACCGCAGACCGTGCGGGTGCGGGCGGGTGATCTGTTGCTGATGGCCACCGACGGCATCGTGGCCGAGGCGGCCGAGGGCATCGACCTGGCCAAGTCCACCGCCGACATCACCGGCGACCTGCTGGCCCGCTACGCCAAGGACACCGACGACGCGCTCGTGCTGGCCGCGCGCAGTCGCGGCAGCAGCAACGGCGGCGGTGGCTTCCGATGA
- a CDS encoding STAS domain-containing protein codes for MPVPILKQGTYLIASVQSALTDADTERLQDDLMKQVSKYRAHGIIVDVTAIDVMDSFAARSLRTIAHMTQLRGAETVIVGLQPEVAFAMVQLGLTFEDMHTALDLEEGLAWLERKSARRRQRDGRDSGR; via the coding sequence ATGCCCGTACCCATCCTCAAGCAAGGCACCTATCTGATCGCGTCGGTCCAATCCGCATTGACCGACGCGGACACCGAGCGCCTACAGGACGACCTGATGAAACAGGTCAGCAAATACCGGGCGCACGGCATCATCGTCGACGTCACCGCGATCGATGTGATGGACTCCTTCGCCGCGCGGTCGCTGCGCACCATCGCGCACATGACGCAGTTGCGCGGCGCGGAGACCGTCATCGTCGGGCTGCAACCCGAAGTCGCCTTCGCCATGGTGCAACTCGGACTCACCTTCGAGGACATGCACACCGCCCTCGACCTCGAGGAGGGGCTGGCGTGGCTGGAGCGCAAGTCCGCCAGACGTCGCCAGCGAGATGGTCGTGACAGTGGCCGCTGA
- a CDS encoding ATP-binding protein: MVVTVAAENVVIVVKMSEDIVTARQAGRELAAELGFSLTDRTMISTAISEIARNITSYAGTGEIRLLVDDREGRRALIVQAEDQGPGIRDIARALEDGYSTGRGLGLGLPGARRLMDRLTIDSAPGRGTLVEMWKWVPNGA, encoded by the coding sequence ATGGTCGTGACAGTGGCCGCTGAGAACGTCGTGATCGTGGTCAAGATGTCGGAGGACATCGTGACCGCTCGGCAGGCCGGACGGGAGCTGGCGGCCGAACTCGGCTTCTCCCTCACCGACCGCACCATGATCTCGACGGCCATCTCCGAAATCGCCCGCAACATCACCAGTTACGCAGGAACCGGCGAGATCCGCCTGCTCGTGGACGACCGCGAGGGCAGGCGGGCGCTGATCGTGCAGGCCGAGGACCAGGGCCCTGGCATCCGCGACATCGCCCGCGCGCTCGAGGACGGTTACTCCACCGGACGCGGCCTCGGCCTGGGCCTGCCCGGTGCGCGCCGCCTGATGGACCGGCTCACCATCGATTCCGCGCCCGGTCGCGGCACGTTGGTGGAGATGTGGAAGTGGGTACCCAACGGTGCATGA